The window AGCCATTCAGACCATTTATTGTTCACAAACATCAGTTTACACAACAAGAATTCCAATGTATTTTTAAGGTAAATAAGTACATGTATAGGTCTCTGAATTATGTTTATAGTTTTCTTACGGTTTATTGACCGCAAGGTATTTTTCTGGTTTTGGAGTCCAATCACTAAATATTCTCTTCCGGTTGACAGAACGACTGCTTCCCACACTGGATGTATCATTTGTTTGGCATGGAGATCTTGTTGCTTTTTGCTCATCAGACAGATGGTGGACACATAGATTGTCACCGTTGACGTTCAATCTGGGAATAACAACTCTCAATTGGCGCTTCATACAAGAAATATGAAGAGCATCTAAGTCTGCTTCTTCCTGTGAGCAGGTGCTTCTGGAGTTTATCTTAGATGAATTTCTCatgatatattttctgtttttgttcttAAATGTCGACTTACTATTTGGAAGGGTTTCTTCCTCTCTACTCTTTTCGCTATCACTTTTGTCATCGAGGTCCTCTTCTACTTCACTGCCTGATGATTGACTGATGACTGTGATCAACATATCCCCAACAACATGCTCCTCTCCGGGATCCTTCTCTAAAGCTGTTTTTTTAGAACATGTTCTGAGTTTGCACCTGGTATTTGCTGATGTCTCCGAAGCTGATTCGACTTCATTTGCTAAACTGGATGCTACTCCGTTACGAGGCAAGTTGTTTTTTGGGAGACTGTGATAGGAAATTGATCCAATCACGGGTGCAACCTGTGACAGAGCTTCTTTTGCTAATCTATGTGTGGCTCTAGGCTCTGTTATGGTGGGACTTATGACATGGTTAGACGTGGGAGTGGTTTCTGATCGGATGGTCTGCTGCACTCTGCCAGAAAGAGGGAGGGAAAGGGATGATAGGATCGATTCACCGGTGGAGGACAGAAGAGAAGCTGAGTCAAAAAGTCACaggaaacacaaaaaacagGGAGAGGtagaaaggaagaaagatgTCAGTATATCCTGATTTAAACTTGTTCATCTAGTTGATCTTTCAGCATCCAAACTCACCTGATCCAAGGTGACCAAGACACGCTTCATGTTGCAGAAGAGTCCTGATGAGATGTGGCTGTGAGGCAGTACGTGCACACTCCTCCAGAACAGCAGGGGTAGCGGTGATCCACGAGGCTGTCTGAAATACATGTGATACATGTAAAAAACGgaattgtgtgttgtttttattgtcatttctaGCAACACTATGGCCATACTACATAAGTGTATTATAGAGAAACCTCTGATATGACTTAACGCAAGTACTAACATGACAGGACAAAATCAAACATGCATTGAGGAAATACGGGCAATGTTTTGCACTGCAAGACTGTACCTGACCAAGATCTGGAACAGGCAATAGCTGATCCAACCTGATTAGAAACTCCCAAAGCAGCTTTTCCAGACTGGCTATATAGTTTTCTCCATAATGTTGAGGAAAATCCTCCTGGAGTCAAAGCAAAAATAAAGTAGAGTCCGCACTGTGAAATCGGTCAACTCCGAATACACTAATTCTGGAGACTGGCAAAAAATGCTTGTCGTAGAAAAGGTTGACATAACGCCTGATTCATACATACTCTGCATGCAGTGTGTAGAGCAACACGTATGCAGTACAGATCCGTCATGCGCCATTGTGCTTCTACACATAATACGTTTGTAGCACCCTAGCAGTCCGCGTTTTCTGTGTGGAGACCCAAAACAATGGGTATTTCCGATATATTATTGCTCGAAACGCAAGTTTTTAAACGGGGTTTATGAAACACGCCACTTTCATCATTGGGAttatctattaaataaaaaaggtaataAACTTAATTTATGTGCATTTATGGTGAAATTACTCCATTTCCGGGTcaatttgtgttcattttgagCATGATACGTGtgctatcactttaaaacagtCCGTGCTGTACAGCAAAAATAGACTCGATGCGTAAACAATCGCTGCACTGACGCACCGCACCTTCGCACCACACCGCATATGCAAAGGACGAACCGCACCACACGGAGTATGTGTGAATCAGCTGTGAGAGTTGAGTACTGAAACCTGGCCTTGAGCAATACAGTctccttttttttttaccttgaagAATTGTTGTCTGGCAGCATGATTCTTTAGGAGACAGTGTACCAGGGTGTGGAAATTGCGTTTAGCTTCCTCCACCTTCAGATCCTTCCTCTGTGTATGTAGACATCAATGAATTTGAGTGTTATTTAGCTACATGTAACAAAACTCTAAAGAAGCAGGATGAGGCAAGCAAGTAAGAATAACAAAGGCTTTCCAGAATGTTTAGGCTGCACATACCCTTCCGTTGGCAGGGGAGGAACTTTGCAGTTTGTCTAATTCCCGGAGGACATGCTCAGCATCAGGAGGATCTGATTGACGAAGTTCTTCCAATATCAGCTGCAGAATGAAAAGCACAGAAActtgttttaacatttacagAAACTAAAAAATGAACCTGCAAGTACAGGGAAAGAACAGTCTATGTTATCACAAAGTTCTGTTCTCTCAAAACAGAAGCTTCCCAATACTAAAAAGAGATTAACTGCAGAATTGTTTAGattttgtttaacgtttattggTATCTTACCAGGGCCCGCAAACCCATTGAAAGCCGGGCCTGATGTCTGTAATGGAGCAACCCATGTACAGTGTCACAGATCGATGTTACAATCTCTTCCAGTTTTCCATAATTCACTGCATCCCTCTGCTGCATAACCTTCCACATGGACGCAGACACCAGACGCAGGGGTGGAGCTATAAGCCTCAGAGCTGACAGAGGGAGGGATGCAtctgtaacaaaaaacaaacacatcgacTTTAGGATACACAAACAGTCAAAACAATATTGAATCTACAACTATTAagaatgaatatatttttaaacagaatATAATATAAGAGCACAGTGATTAATCTATGTAAGGGTTAGTGTACAGGGAGCcggttgttattgcagaaaCAAGCCCCGACAATGTGATCTTGTGTCACTGAAGGGACTTATTtcgagatatatatatatatatatatatatatatatatatatatttattgcatatgttaaaaaacttgcaaaatgatttgctgctttcgggttaccgtgtgtttttagttttgagaggttgttatctagGAATAACAACCCTGCAAATCTCGCGACttgccaatcagaatcaagcattgcTACGAGTGTAATAAAGATTTTTAACACTTTAGTTTTGAATTAGCATAAGTTATGAAGTGTACAGACATACAGATAAGATTTCTCAATCATGTTTATGTAATCCAATTGTTGTGTAACACTCGCTTTAAAGTTTGCATGGTTTtgtgtgatgtcatttttatttcttgtcaCAAGACTCCGTGTTTAATCTAAAAGTTAAGAGTTTCATTTCTCAAACAACGTTTACATCGcaacttcaaaacaaacaatccGTTGATATTTGGAAAGCACTAAGTTACACAACAAAGACCCATTAAAAACAGAGACAAGTGATATCCACTTGATATACACATATTATATGAGATCTCTATTATAACAATGCAGTTACAGCACAATATACTTTATCTCTTATTCCGTTATTAATCTattaaaagcaattttacaTGGACTCACCTTCTCCCTCAGAGTTCTTCGATGCATTCATTGTTTTGACAGTTCAGAAAGCTTGAGCAAAGACAGCAAGAGACAACACGGTAGTGACAACGAGGCCGTCAATATAAAACTCATGCTGATCGCACAACAAAACACCCACTTCTCGCGCCAAAGTGACGACAGTACTGTTTCCGGTATGCTAAAATTCTAGTAGATAAACGTAAATATTTTTTAGGCAAACGagcttttatttttgatgaaTTAAATTAGTCTGAGTTAGTCTGTTAGTCTTGTATAATATATGattaaaagttgtattattTAACTGTTTGTCATTATGACTTGTTTCTGTAAACTTTCAAAATAATAGTCTTCTCTTCTCactattgttatttatttctgaGAATTTCCGTCGTAATTGTGATTTAGTTGTGCTCTTAAGTGCAGTCTATTTTAGGCGTTGATTTCAAAAGTCCATTTCAGACTAGTTTTCTCTGCTATTCAAAGAAAGAGCGAATCTTGTACAACATAGGGTCACTTaattatatttacacaaattatGACTGATTAATATAAAGGACGATCGATCTTCACATTTTCACTTTAATATAATGATaaagttttttgtaaataaattagTTGTCTTCATCGTAAAACTAAAAAAGTCAGCAGTCTTCTATCCCCATTCCCCACCACACCTTCCGGTGAAATgatttattagtattattattattcattttcaagTATTAAACTTATAGTTAACCACAGTAAAAAATTCAAAggatcattaaaaataaataaacgaatACATACAGTTTTGCCAGGGTTAACAAAAAACATGGCGATAAAATGATATCTTAAGAAGACACAAAGGATGGATACAGAAGCTACTGGAGTCGCTAAATGAATCAGACAGTGACCAAAGCTGATGA of the Triplophysa dalaica isolate WHDGS20190420 chromosome 1, ASM1584641v1, whole genome shotgun sequence genome contains:
- the tinf2 gene encoding TERF1-interacting nuclear factor 2 is translated as MNASKNSEGEDASLPLSALRLIAPPLRLVSASMWKVMQQRDAVNYGKLEEIVTSICDTVHGLLHYRHQARLSMGLRALLILEELRQSDPPDAEHVLRELDKLQSSSPANGRRKDLKVEEAKRNFHTLVHCLLKNHAARQQFFKEDFPQHYGENYIASLEKLLWEFLIRLDQLLPVPDLGQTASWITATPAVLEECARTASQPHLIRTLLQHEACLGHLGSASLLSSTGESILSSLSLPLSGRVQQTIRSETTPTSNHVISPTITEPRATHRLAKEALSQVAPVIGSISYHSLPKNNLPRNGVASSLANEVESASETSANTRCKLRTCSKKTALEKDPGEEHVVGDMLITVISQSSGSEVEEDLDDKSDSEKSREEETLPNSKSTFKNKNRKYIMRNSSKINSRSTCSQEEADLDALHISCMKRQLRVVIPRLNVNGDNLCVHHLSDEQKATRSPCQTNDTSSVGSSRSVNRKRIFSDWTPKPEKYLAVNKPSSACSPCIPPVLRFPMASPETPSSVADSTDDIIIDSEDERSEKVKRKVFTQRYCKTKNGTYVPTLQEFWNPAIYHRDIVSPGNRC